From Deinococcus sp. HSC-46F16, the proteins below share one genomic window:
- a CDS encoding signal peptidase II: protein MRSRLWLLTAITALLVLEGLLKAWAAQHLAPGVDRPLLPGLLHLGFTLNPGMAWGLLGSFTAPLALLRLTVGVVILAALLSGRVPTAHTWPLGLLAAGALGNAVDGLARGAVVDYLTSPLLDLAARPLIGRPFPIFNLSDILVCTGIAWLLFQSWQEQRRLPGTDPSLRPFLKENP, encoded by the coding sequence GTGAGGTCGCGTCTGTGGCTCCTCACGGCCATCACGGCCCTACTGGTGCTCGAAGGCCTGCTCAAGGCCTGGGCCGCCCAACACCTGGCCCCCGGCGTGGACCGCCCCCTGCTCCCCGGCCTGCTGCACCTAGGCTTTACCCTCAATCCCGGCATGGCCTGGGGCCTGCTGGGCAGCTTCACGGCTCCCCTAGCCCTCCTGCGCCTGACCGTGGGCGTGGTCATCCTGGCCGCCCTGCTGTCAGGGCGCGTCCCCACCGCACATACCTGGCCACTCGGATTGCTCGCGGCGGGGGCGCTCGGGAACGCCGTGGACGGCCTCGCGCGCGGCGCAGTCGTCGACTATCTGACCTCGCCCTTGCTGGACCTCGCCGCGCGGCCGCTCATCGGTCGTCCCTTTCCCATCTTCAACCTGTCGGACATCCTCGTCTGCACCGGCATCGCCTGGCTGCTCTTCCAGTCCTGGCAGGAGCAGCGCCGACTGCCGGGCACGGACCCTTCCCTCCGACCGTTCCTCAAGGAGAACCCATGA
- a CDS encoding glutaredoxin family protein, producing MPEITLYTVPNCADCEAIKRLLTHRGVPFAENNVREDPEALAEMQAKADVRIAPVTVIGEQVLYGPFDEQRPRILAALERVFP from the coding sequence ATGCCCGAGATCACCCTCTACACCGTTCCCAACTGCGCGGACTGCGAAGCCATCAAGCGGCTGCTTACGCACCGCGGTGTCCCCTTCGCCGAGAACAACGTGCGGGAGGACCCGGAAGCGCTCGCCGAGATGCAGGCCAAAGCGGACGTCCGTATCGCCCCCGTCACCGTGATCGGCGAGCAGGTTCTGTACGGCCCTTTCGACGAGCAGCGCCCCCGGATTCTGGCTGCCCTGGAGCGTGTGTTCCCTTGA